A window of the Ammoniphilus oxalaticus genome harbors these coding sequences:
- a CDS encoding YceD family protein, with protein sequence MKILVNELEKVQGQRQQLEGPVITKGIKYPHLQFENFTFMGQAQKIAELVDVAGDLSGAIKTGCSRCATPTTYDFSTSFSEQFSDQIEQVDDDEDEAESEIIPYQGVEIDLTPYFRQTILLDMPQIYLCSDTCKGLCPTCGTNWNEQTCSCNNERIDPRLADLALFFKKDKE encoded by the coding sequence ATGAAAATATTGGTGAATGAGCTTGAAAAAGTTCAAGGGCAGAGGCAGCAATTGGAAGGTCCCGTTATTACAAAGGGAATCAAGTATCCGCATCTTCAGTTTGAGAATTTTACATTCATGGGACAAGCTCAGAAAATCGCTGAATTAGTTGATGTAGCGGGGGATTTATCGGGCGCGATCAAGACCGGGTGTTCAAGATGCGCGACTCCAACTACATATGATTTTTCAACTTCTTTTTCGGAACAATTTTCGGATCAGATAGAGCAAGTTGATGATGATGAAGACGAAGCTGAGAGTGAGATCATTCCTTATCAAGGGGTAGAGATTGACTTAACGCCTTATTTTCGGCAAACGATCTTATTAGACATGCCGCAGATATATCTTTGCTCCGACACGTGCAAAGGATTATGTCCGACATGCGGGACAAACTGGAATGAGCAAACCTGTTCGTGCAACAATGAACGGATTGATCCGAGGTTAGCGGATTTAGCCTTATTCTTTAAAAAAGATAAGGAATAA
- the rpmF gene encoding 50S ribosomal protein L32: MAVPKRRTSKTRKRLRRTHFKLEVPGMVKCLTCGDYKLSHRVCKSCGTYKGQEVVNKF; the protein is encoded by the coding sequence ATGGCAGTACCAAAAAGAAGAACTTCCAAAACTCGCAAAAGACTTCGCCGCACACACTTTAAATTAGAAGTGCCTGGCATGGTGAAATGCTTAACTTGCGGAGATTATAAATTGTCTCACCGTGTTTGCAAATCTTGCGGAACATATAAAGGTCAAGAAGTTGTAAATAAATTCTAA
- the fapR gene encoding transcription factor FapR: MRKIYRLKKRERQIKLSERLHENPFLTDEELAERYSVSVQTIRLDRLELGIPELRERIKNVAEQKLEQVKPLQRYDITGELVDLKLDQSAVSILEISEEHLVSHTLFAKDHYVFAQANSLAVAVVNAQVAQTGAARIRFIRPVKLKERLIARAIARSQQKDKTIVRIETRVQDELVFSGSFHVYKVMDTHKA, encoded by the coding sequence GTGAGGAAAATATATCGTTTGAAAAAAAGGGAAAGGCAAATCAAATTATCTGAACGTTTGCATGAGAACCCCTTCCTTACAGATGAAGAGTTAGCGGAGCGATATTCTGTAAGTGTTCAAACTATACGCCTAGACAGACTTGAGTTGGGTATTCCAGAGCTGCGGGAAAGAATAAAAAACGTAGCTGAACAAAAGTTGGAACAGGTGAAACCGCTTCAACGGTATGATATTACCGGTGAGTTAGTAGATTTAAAGTTGGATCAAAGTGCTGTATCCATTTTAGAAATTAGTGAAGAGCATCTCGTCTCACACACTTTATTCGCGAAAGATCACTATGTTTTTGCCCAGGCAAATTCATTAGCTGTGGCCGTTGTCAATGCGCAAGTGGCGCAGACGGGGGCTGCTCGCATACGATTCATCCGCCCGGTTAAGTTAAAGGAGAGACTGATTGCGCGCGCGATCGCGCGTAGTCAACAGAAAGATAAAACGATTGTCCGTATTGAAACCCGGGTCCAAGATGAGCTCGTTTTTAGCGGTAGTTTTCACGTGTATAAAGTAATGGATACGCATAAAGCATAG
- the plsX gene encoding phosphate acyltransferase PlsX has product MRIAVDAMGGDHAPQAIVEGAMIAARDLTDIHIVLVGDESKIRSYMDDSCPPNIEIVHTTEVIESDEKEPVKAVRRKKNASMVIALEMVREGKADAVISAGNTGAFMSGGVFITKRIDGIERPALAPILPSLEQGKGTLVLDVGANIDAKPEHLLQYAMMGNIYAQGVMGVPTPRVGLLNIGAEELKGNELMRETFGLLNNSNLHFIGNIEARDVPFGACDVLICDGFSGNILLKSLEGMAGAVFQVLKDELTSSIISKAGAALLKPSLRRIKKKMDYTEYGGAPLMGLQGTCIKAHGSSNANAIKHAIFQAAQFVEKDIIGLIQKEVQQERRELDAENESSGNPGDGSLFA; this is encoded by the coding sequence TTGAGGATCGCTGTAGATGCAATGGGTGGCGATCACGCTCCCCAAGCTATCGTTGAAGGAGCAATGATAGCTGCGCGAGACTTAACCGATATACATATTGTCTTAGTTGGCGACGAAAGTAAGATTAGATCCTACATGGACGATTCCTGTCCTCCCAATATTGAAATTGTCCATACGACCGAAGTGATTGAATCAGACGAAAAAGAGCCGGTTAAGGCTGTTCGCCGTAAGAAAAACGCATCGATGGTTATCGCGTTGGAGATGGTCCGTGAAGGGAAAGCAGACGCCGTTATTTCCGCTGGAAATACGGGCGCGTTCATGTCTGGAGGCGTGTTTATTACGAAACGGATCGATGGGATTGAGCGTCCCGCGTTGGCGCCCATTTTACCTTCTCTTGAACAGGGTAAGGGAACGCTTGTTTTGGATGTAGGGGCAAATATTGACGCCAAGCCTGAGCACCTGCTGCAATATGCTATGATGGGGAATATTTATGCGCAGGGTGTGATGGGCGTGCCTACTCCAAGAGTTGGCCTACTAAACATAGGCGCCGAAGAGCTGAAAGGGAACGAATTAATGAGGGAAACTTTTGGCCTTCTGAACAATAGTAATCTACACTTCATCGGAAATATTGAGGCTAGGGACGTGCCTTTTGGCGCGTGTGATGTTTTAATTTGCGACGGTTTTTCGGGAAACATTTTATTGAAATCTCTTGAAGGAATGGCTGGAGCTGTTTTTCAAGTTTTAAAAGACGAGCTTACTTCATCTATCATAAGTAAAGCGGGCGCGGCCCTTTTAAAGCCGAGCTTAAGAAGAATTAAGAAGAAAATGGACTATACCGAGTATGGCGGAGCGCCGTTAATGGGATTGCAAGGCACATGCATTAAAGCCCACGGTTCATCTAATGCAAACGCCATTAAACATGCCATTTTTCAAGCCGCTCAATTTGTGGAAAAGGATATTATCGGTCTTATCCAAAAGGAAGTTCAGCAAGAAAGAAGGGAATTGGATGCAGAAAATGAGAGCAGCGGGAATCCTGGGGACGGGAGCCTATTTGCCTGA
- a CDS encoding beta-ketoacyl-ACP synthase III, which translates to MQKMRAAGILGTGAYLPEKILTNQDLEEMVDTSDDWIVSRTGIRERRISAEGEAASDLAYKAAQQALETAGLDAEQIDLIIVATITPDTTFPSTANLIQERLGAKKAAAFDLAAACSGFLYGVATASQFIQNGLYRYALVIGVECLSRIVDWTDRNTCVLFGDGAGAAVLGPVEDGSGFLSFDLGSDGAGGELLKLPAGGSRMPASEETIANKQHFLQMAGSDVFKFAVRVMGSSAEAAIEKAGLTKEDISLLVPHQANMRIIDAAVKRLGLPIEKVVVNLDRYGNMSAASIPVALDEAAKNGKIKQGDHLVLVGFGGGLTWGASVLKWDTTEKR; encoded by the coding sequence ATGCAGAAAATGAGAGCAGCGGGAATCCTGGGGACGGGAGCCTATTTGCCTGAGAAAATCTTAACGAATCAAGACCTGGAAGAAATGGTAGATACGAGCGATGATTGGATCGTATCTAGAACAGGGATCCGTGAAAGACGCATTAGCGCAGAAGGCGAGGCCGCTTCAGATTTAGCTTATAAAGCGGCTCAACAAGCGCTGGAAACGGCGGGGCTGGACGCGGAGCAGATTGACCTGATTATCGTGGCAACGATCACCCCGGATACGACATTTCCATCTACAGCGAACCTAATTCAAGAACGACTAGGGGCGAAAAAAGCGGCTGCGTTTGATTTGGCGGCTGCCTGTTCCGGCTTCTTATATGGGGTAGCGACCGCAAGTCAATTTATTCAAAATGGATTGTACCGCTATGCGCTTGTGATTGGGGTTGAATGCTTGTCGCGCATCGTCGATTGGACCGATCGGAACACATGTGTCCTCTTTGGAGACGGGGCGGGGGCTGCTGTGCTTGGCCCTGTTGAAGATGGAAGCGGTTTCTTGTCGTTCGATTTAGGTTCAGATGGGGCGGGCGGAGAGTTACTAAAACTACCTGCTGGTGGTTCTAGAATGCCAGCAAGCGAAGAAACGATCGCCAATAAACAACACTTTTTGCAAATGGCCGGGTCAGACGTATTTAAGTTTGCTGTGCGTGTGATGGGCAGTTCTGCTGAGGCGGCGATTGAGAAAGCCGGACTTACAAAAGAGGACATCAGTCTTCTTGTTCCACACCAAGCGAATATGCGAATTATTGATGCCGCTGTAAAACGATTGGGACTGCCGATAGAGAAGGTCGTCGTAAATCTTGATCGCTATGGAAATATGTCAGCCGCGTCGATTCCCGTGGCGCTGGATGAAGCCGCAAAAAATGGAAAGATTAAACAAGGGGACCACTTGGTGTTAGTAGGGTTTGGCGGCGGATTAACCTGGGGAGCATCCGTCTTAAAATGGGACACAACGGAAAAGCGCTAG
- the fabD gene encoding ACP S-malonyltransferase codes for MKNIAFVFPGQAAQYIGMGKEAYEQNQSAKQIFERADEALGFSISKICFEGPEEKLRLTSNTQPAILTVTCATLEWVKAETDLEPLFLAGHSLGEYAALVHAGALSFEDAVKITHARGTYMCDAEGTMAAVIGMDLEPLGAICEEVTKSGYVVDLANQNSPGQIVISGSHEGVRIAGEKADAAGAKRVIPLNVSGPFHSSFMRPAAEKLKRKLESDIQISSASIPIIANTTAKPITEPADIFKALVDQVASPVLWSDSIRYMIDHGVDTFIEIGPGTVISGLIRKIDRSVKTYAIEDMETLNNFKAVLV; via the coding sequence ATGAAAAACATTGCTTTTGTATTTCCTGGTCAAGCGGCGCAGTATATCGGCATGGGAAAAGAAGCTTACGAACAAAATCAAAGCGCGAAGCAAATTTTTGAACGAGCAGATGAAGCATTAGGTTTTTCTATTTCCAAGATTTGTTTTGAAGGTCCCGAAGAAAAATTACGCTTGACGAGTAACACACAACCCGCCATTTTAACCGTAACTTGCGCTACGCTAGAATGGGTCAAGGCGGAGACTGACCTGGAACCTTTGTTTTTAGCGGGTCATAGTTTAGGAGAGTATGCCGCTCTTGTTCACGCAGGGGCGCTTAGTTTTGAAGACGCGGTGAAAATCACGCACGCCCGAGGCACGTATATGTGTGACGCGGAAGGTACAATGGCCGCAGTGATTGGGATGGATCTTGAGCCACTGGGCGCAATTTGTGAGGAAGTTACAAAGAGTGGGTACGTTGTTGACTTAGCTAACCAAAATAGCCCGGGTCAAATTGTCATTTCAGGTTCGCATGAAGGGGTTCGGATTGCCGGGGAAAAAGCGGATGCGGCGGGCGCGAAACGAGTGATCCCACTAAATGTTAGCGGGCCGTTTCATTCTAGTTTTATGAGGCCAGCGGCTGAAAAGCTAAAGAGGAAGTTGGAATCAGACATACAAATTTCAAGCGCTTCGATTCCGATCATTGCGAATACGACAGCGAAGCCGATCACGGAACCAGCAGACATTTTTAAGGCGTTAGTCGATCAAGTCGCTTCACCTGTGCTCTGGTCCGATTCGATTCGATATATGATTGATCATGGCGTGGACACATTCATTGAAATTGGTCCAGGCACGGTGATTAGCGGGTTGATTCGAAAAATAGACCGATCAGTCAAGACGTATGCAATTGAAGATATGGAAACATTAAATAACTTTAAAGCGGTGTTAGTGTAA
- the fabG gene encoding 3-oxoacyl-[acyl-carrier-protein] reductase, which translates to MLKDKVAVVTGASRGIGRAIALSLAKAGADIVVNYAGSEQAAREVAAEVEKLGRRALVIQADVADAQQVDQMVQQTLDAFEKIDILVNNAGVTRDNLLMRMKDEEWDEVISTNLKGVYHCTKAVTRPMMRKRAGRIINIASVVASLGNAGQANYVAAKAGVIGLTKAVAREVATRGITVNAVAPGFIETDMTAQLSEEIQTGLKTQIPLQRLGKPEDIAAMVCFLATDQASYITGQTIHVDGGMYMS; encoded by the coding sequence ATGTTAAAAGATAAAGTAGCGGTTGTTACAGGAGCATCACGCGGCATCGGGCGAGCGATTGCCTTATCGTTAGCAAAAGCCGGAGCAGACATTGTTGTTAATTACGCGGGAAGCGAGCAAGCGGCGCGCGAGGTTGCCGCTGAAGTGGAAAAGTTAGGTCGTCGAGCTCTCGTCATTCAGGCGGATGTAGCGGATGCGCAGCAAGTCGATCAGATGGTCCAGCAGACGTTGGACGCATTTGAAAAGATCGATATTCTCGTTAATAACGCGGGCGTAACGAGAGACAATCTGTTAATGAGAATGAAAGACGAAGAGTGGGATGAAGTGATCTCGACGAACCTAAAAGGAGTCTATCATTGTACAAAAGCTGTGACGCGGCCGATGATGCGCAAGCGGGCGGGCAGGATTATTAATATCGCCTCGGTCGTCGCCTCGCTCGGTAATGCTGGACAAGCGAATTACGTTGCGGCTAAGGCGGGCGTAATCGGCTTAACGAAAGCGGTTGCCCGTGAAGTGGCCACAAGAGGAATCACGGTCAATGCAGTTGCCCCTGGTTTTATTGAAACCGATATGACCGCGCAACTTAGCGAAGAAATTCAAACGGGGCTGAAAACGCAGATTCCGTTGCAACGATTAGGAAAGCCAGAAGATATCGCTGCGATGGTCTGTTTTTTAGCGACAGATCAAGCATCCTACATCACTGGGCAAACGATCCATGTGGATGGCGGGATGTACATGAGTTAG
- the acpP gene encoding acyl carrier protein, with protein MADDILERVKKIVIDRLGVDESAIVTTASFKEDLGADSLDVVELVMELEDEFDMEISDEDAEKIATVGDVVEYIGSHK; from the coding sequence ATGGCAGACGATATTCTGGAAAGAGTGAAAAAGATCGTGATTGATCGACTTGGTGTGGATGAATCAGCTATCGTAACGACAGCTTCTTTTAAAGAAGATTTAGGAGCAGATTCCTTAGATGTAGTTGAACTTGTAATGGAACTTGAAGATGAGTTTGATATGGAAATCTCTGATGAAGACGCGGAGAAAATTGCTACAGTGGGTGATGTAGTAGAGTACATAGGATCCCACAAATAA
- the fabF gene encoding beta-ketoacyl-ACP synthase II, translated as MKNRVVITGMGVVSPSGNSVDELWSNLLAGKSGIDHITAFDVSEYPTKIAAEVKNFVPEDWMDRKEVRRTDRFVQFAIAAAKMAKEHAKLNMDECNRDRIGVYIGSGIGGLGTFEEQHSTLLNRGPSRVSPFFIPMMIANMGSGQVSIALGAKGPNSSAITACATGTNSIGDAFKIIQRGEADVMFAGGAEATIYPMGLAGFCSARAMSTRNDDPTKASRPFDLDRDGFVMGEGSGVLVLESLEHAQKRGATIYAELVGYGMSGDAHHLTMPAPEGEGAARCMALAIQDAGVAPEAIDYINAHGTSTEYNDKFETMAIKAALGEHAYKTLISSTKSMTGHLLGAAGAVEAIACVMAIQDQTVPPTINYETPDPDCDLDYVPNEARKAEVNVTLSNSLGFGGHNATIIIRKFQD; from the coding sequence ATGAAGAATCGAGTTGTCATTACTGGAATGGGTGTTGTCTCTCCTAGTGGAAATTCGGTTGACGAATTATGGAGCAACCTACTAGCGGGAAAGTCTGGAATTGACCATATTACTGCTTTTGATGTTTCCGAATATCCGACTAAAATAGCCGCGGAAGTAAAGAATTTTGTCCCGGAAGATTGGATGGATCGAAAAGAAGTGAGAAGGACTGATCGATTTGTTCAATTTGCGATCGCGGCCGCGAAGATGGCGAAAGAACACGCGAAGTTGAATATGGATGAATGCAATCGGGACCGTATCGGCGTTTATATCGGTTCAGGGATCGGCGGTTTGGGCACATTTGAAGAACAGCATTCAACCCTGTTAAACAGAGGGCCGAGTCGGGTGAGTCCGTTCTTTATCCCGATGATGATTGCAAATATGGGATCTGGACAAGTATCCATTGCTCTTGGAGCGAAAGGTCCAAACAGCTCCGCGATTACTGCGTGCGCGACGGGAACGAATTCAATCGGGGACGCGTTTAAAATTATTCAACGCGGCGAAGCGGATGTCATGTTTGCGGGCGGCGCGGAAGCAACAATTTATCCGATGGGGTTAGCTGGGTTTTGTTCTGCGAGAGCGATGTCAACGAGAAATGATGATCCTACAAAAGCAAGTCGTCCGTTCGATCTCGATCGAGATGGATTTGTAATGGGGGAAGGATCGGGTGTATTGGTGCTTGAATCGTTGGAACACGCCCAAAAAAGAGGGGCGACGATTTACGCTGAATTGGTCGGTTATGGGATGAGCGGTGACGCGCACCATTTAACGATGCCAGCCCCAGAAGGTGAAGGAGCGGCGCGCTGTATGGCGCTGGCGATCCAAGATGCCGGTGTAGCGCCTGAAGCGATTGATTATATTAATGCTCACGGCACGTCAACCGAATATAATGACAAATTTGAAACGATGGCGATCAAAGCGGCGCTAGGGGAACATGCCTATAAGACATTGATCAGTTCCACGAAGTCGATGACCGGGCATCTACTGGGAGCGGCAGGAGCGGTAGAAGCGATTGCCTGTGTAATGGCGATTCAAGATCAAACGGTTCCGCCTACGATTAATTACGAAACGCCAGATCCAGACTGCGATTTAGATTATGTGCCTAACGAAGCGCGCAAAGCGGAGGTCAATGTGACCTTATCCAATTCGTTAGGATTCGGCGGACACAACGCAACGATTATTATCCGTAAGTTTCAAGATTAA
- the rnc gene encoding ribonuclease III: MSAVDFKQLQNTIGVQFRNERLLKQAFTHSSYVNEHRGRPFQDNERLEFLGDAVLELTVSQFLFTHFPKMSEGEMTKLRAAIVCEPSLVRFAESLQFGSLVLLGKGEEMTGGRRRPALLADVFEAFIGALYLDQGLKTVNTFLDKFVFPSIDRGEFTKVTDYKSQLQEFVQRVNLGEIIYQIVEEKGPAHNREFVSEVLLNGNSMGSGMGRSKKEAEQHAASAALSKLKVR; the protein is encoded by the coding sequence ATGAGCGCAGTGGATTTTAAACAGTTACAGAACACAATCGGTGTCCAGTTTAGAAATGAACGACTATTAAAACAAGCTTTTACACACTCTTCTTATGTCAATGAACATCGGGGTAGACCATTCCAAGACAATGAGCGTCTCGAATTTTTAGGGGATGCGGTACTAGAGTTGACTGTTTCTCAGTTTTTATTTACTCACTTCCCTAAGATGTCTGAAGGAGAAATGACGAAGTTGCGGGCGGCGATCGTTTGTGAGCCGTCGCTCGTTCGATTCGCGGAATCTTTGCAATTTGGCTCGCTTGTTCTACTTGGTAAAGGAGAGGAAATGACAGGCGGCAGACGTCGGCCCGCTCTATTAGCGGACGTTTTCGAAGCGTTTATTGGGGCTCTATATTTAGATCAGGGTTTAAAAACAGTCAACACGTTTCTTGATAAATTTGTGTTTCCATCGATTGATCGCGGCGAATTTACCAAAGTAACCGACTACAAAAGTCAACTGCAAGAATTTGTGCAGCGCGTAAACTTAGGTGAGATCATCTATCAAATTGTTGAAGAAAAGGGTCCCGCCCACAATCGCGAGTTCGTTTCAGAAGTGTTGTTAAATGGCAATTCGATGGGAAGCGGAATGGGACGCTCAAAGAAGGAAGCGGAACAACACGCGGCATCTGCTGCCCTTTCAAAACTTAAAGTTCGTTAA